The nucleotide window CAGGTACTGGGCGTTAGATGATGAGAATAGAAAGCATGTCCATTCATCGAACTCGTGTCCTCTAAAAATTGGAGGGGTAACTGTGTTCCTGCCGCTGAACTGTACTTGACACTGAAGAACGAGCCGCTTGCGCCGATGATAGTGTGCCGGTCTAAGGCGTAGGTTAAGTCCAAGCCTGCTTGATCGCTGGTTCTTCGGGCCGTCGGCGCTAGGATGGAATCGCTGGGGCGATCAAGGATGCCGAAACCCGGCATAAGTTCGGACTGGCGCAGACGATCAAAGGGATTCTTGCTTGTTAGAAAACTGTTACGGAGGCTGATTTCAAACCGTTTGGTCAGCCTTAACCGCAGTACTGTATCGAGCAGGTGCGAGCGTGAATCATAATTTTGCAACGGGCGACTGATGGAAAAACCCGGGCTGTAGTCCAGGCTCCACTCCAATCGAGGATGCGATAGGTTCCAGCCCAGGTGAGGCTCTATGACCGTCACAACGTTGGGCTGTTTGTGATGGTTGTCATCCAGGGCGTTATCGTCGAAGTCGTTGGCAATTCGAAGTCCTGTCACCAGCAGATCGGTCTTGGGGGCTTCAGCTTCAAGCGTTGGCGGGAACAACTCACCGGGCAGCCCCGGTGGTCGGGCTGTTTGGGCTGATGGGTCAATCACAGCAAACAGCAAAACGAACACACATCCAAAATGCCATCGGACTGTCACAGTCCTAAATTCCTTTTATGGAACCACGACTGTGTCGTGTGTTTCAAGTTCCACGTTTTGAGAGAGCTTGCGCCCTCGGATGACTTCCTTGTAATTGAATGGAATACACGCACGCGAGCCGTCAGCGTTCACCCTGAGGACATAAACCTTGCTGGTCTTTGCAAAATCCCGAAAGCCACCGGCCAGGGCAATAGCGTCGAGTACCGTCATGGACCGGCTGAGTACGTAAGAACCTGGCCGCTCTACTTCGCCCAGGATATTAAATTTCTGGCTTTTGGCTTCCTGCACGATAACGCTAACTTCGGGGTCCGATAGATAGTTAAGCAACTGCCGCTTGATGTCATCTTGCAATTGAACCGGGGTGCGGCCGCTGGCGCGTAAATCGCCGATCAGCGGTAATGATATTTTGCCATCCGGCCGCACGGGAACACTCCGCGAGATCTCCGGCTCTTTCCAAACATTCACTGCGAGCACATCGTCCTCGCCGATTACATACCCGTCTGGTTGCACTTCTGCTTCGACCGGGGCCGGGGTTTGAGAATTGGTTTGGTCCGAAACTTTGGACTTCGCCTGATCTGATGCCGGGGCGTTGATCCCGGTGGCAATCAGCACTGCCAAGATCAGATGTGCTAATTTCATGTGCGATCTCATGTTGGCGCCCTTCGAGTGGCCCGATACCGTCGTGCCTTTCTTAAACCGGTTCGACATCATGACCTTCAACATTGATGGAGAGTGAGTGGTGGATGCTCTCGACGGAGATCACCAGGCGCTGGCCTCCATTGGTGACCAGAAAGCCTTCAATACCGTCCAGAACTCCTCCCCGAACGCGAACTCGCTGACCGACTTTAAGAAACGGGTAGGGCGTGAGCGCGACGTTACGGGCCAACAAGGTTCGAATATTTTCAATCTGACTGTCAGGGATCGGAATGCCCTGATTGTGCGACCCCACGAGGCTCAATACCCCTCCGATTCGAATGACTGCTGAATGCACCTGCGGCACAAGAGCTGCATAAAAAAACGCATAACAGGAGAACAGCGGGACCTGAACCACCTTGCGCCGATCGCTCCACCGGTGCACTTGCGTCAGCAGCGGCAAGTAAGTGGTAATACCTTTTTCCTGCAGTTCTGCGGCTACTCTCTTTTCATGTCTGGAACGAGTCTGAACTGCGTACCAGTGAGGTTGTTCAATGGCTTCATTTCGTATCGTGTCAGTGTCATAAGTCAAAGTCTGAGTGGCGCTACTCATCGCTTCACCTTCGAATCTATCCCAGTTGAATCTTTCGGGTGCTATGTTTTGGTTTCTTTCTTCGAAAAATGCAGGTGCTACTCACAGCTCCGCCCTCTGAGTCACATTTGCAGCTCTTTCCCAAATGACAGGCCAGAAGATAGCATGAAGACGTAAAGCAGGAAACGAGCGAACCCCTGCATTCCAGACCGGGGAATCCTCCAAAGTGAAATGCGGGTTCCTATGGATAACTTTTTACTCTTAAGCGCTAGTCGTTCATGCTCCTTCTTGGAAGAAGCAGTACAGAAAAACCCTGCATTTCGGATCAGGAGAACTACGTAAAGTGGAAATGGATGTTTCGCCATTTCGGAAAGATTTCCGAATTATGGGTCAGCTATACCTTTTAAGTTCTTGCTGTATCTCCAGCGCCAGGAGACGCAGCGAAGAGCCCCAGCGAGGCGGCGCAAGTCTGCAGGATGTGGGGGCTCCGTTTGCAAGGTATTACTCCCCCACCCCCCATTACTTGGAGTAGTCCAAGCATTGATAAATCACTATAATTCAATGACATACGGAGATGGCCGATCGTGGTTCGAGTAGTGCTCAGATATTTCTTTACTGTAAACTTCGACAAACGAAAGGATTGGCTTCCGGCAAGCGGCAGCAAACTGTCGTTAGAGTTTTCAAAGAGCCCACGGGCACCTGTATTCTGGAATGCTGGCTTTGAGCGCACTCGATTCACGCTCACCCGCTCTTCAATGATGACTTACCGTTACCAAAAAATGAAGCTTTTGATGCCGCATTGATACCGTTTTCTGTGCGCAGGCTAAAGGTATAAGAATTGAAGATATGCAGTATCGCCGGTGCAATCCGGATACGAGCATTTACGGGCATTCCCGGCGATTATTGCACTTTGATCAGGTAGACATCGGCATAATCGGATAAACCTGTGTTACCGATGTTCATGTTGCTGTCGAATACCACATAGTGGCCGTCGCGGCTGATGGCCGCGCGGCTCTCGGCCCAGTAAGACTCGGCCGACCGGGAACGGTGGTGCGCCAGCCGAAAGACTGCAGAACCATCAATCTTCACGAAAACGAGTTCCTCATAAAAATGGCGCCATGAGGATTGCCAGTCGGGGGCAAGGTGTTGCGGATCGAAACAGGAATAATGTGGACAGGTTCCTTGATCAAAAAACGATATCGCCACCCACCCCTGGGAACTATCCCGGTAGCTGATGTGAGCTGATGCCCAGTTTATGTCAACCAGGCAGGAGACTATGTGCGGCGAATCTACCCTGATTGTGTCTGCCCCTCCTCCGCTGGGGCAAGCGTCTCTATAGGTATCGGGGATCCGGCCCACAACTGCAACCTCGTTGCCCGTTAAATCTTTGCCCACATCCGTGTGAAGGCTGCTGTTAAACATGTGCCAATATAAAGTGCCGTCGGTGCTGTAGATCTCCTGCCCCTGACCGGCGGCTGCACCGTTGCAGGTCCAGGTGATCAGCATCTTGTTTGAGGGTGTGATCTGGATCTTGTGCCAGCCGCAATCGGTCTCCTTCATGCCAACATTCACCGCGACGCCGGTTGCGCCGGTACTGATTGAATATAAGAAGGCATGGGTTCCACTTACGATCCAGAGATGGTCACCATCCTCAGACAGGTCTTCCTGGTCAGGGATCATCACATTGGAATAGCCGGCAAACGTGTGTAAAGCTGTACTGTTTACGGTACTGCCTGAAATCTTCCCTTGGTAGAGAGTATTTTTGTTCGTGTAATAGAACACGTCCGCGGAATCCCTGGCCCATGGCACATTGCCGCTGTTGATTGCGGGGAAATCATGCGGACCGACTACAATGTGCCCCGCCGTATCCACAATGACGCCTTGGCCCCACTCGGTTATCAGCATAATCCGTGTGTCGTTTTGATTCATTGCGCTGATCGTGGCGTATTGATGGTGTACAGCTAAATTAAATTCTGACTTGCTGTTCGTCAGCCGAGTAATGGTGCAGCCATACTGCGGGTCACTATAGCTATTTCCCTGACCAGGTGGAACGAAGGTGTTAAAGCTCGGCGGAATGTGGGGCAATCCGTCGTCCTTGGCTCCGCACTGTAAGGATATAATTTTGTCTTCGGCCATAACCTGGTCGGTAGCATTTTTGATGATTGCTGGATCATTAGCGTTACGCGAAGACTTCGTGCAGCCAGTTAGAGCAACACAATGTAAGAGCGAAATCATGAGGACCAGGGCGGCGGGGTAGTAATCAATGGCCTTCATCTTCACTCTCAGGCAAAACTTTATTGACGTAAGCTCATCTTTGGCAAGTGGCCCTTCCTTTGAAATCGCGGGGCTTGCTTGTCATGTTTCAAGGAAAGCCCGCCCAATTGACTGGATGTCCCTGCACTCTCAATCCTACGGCGAATTGGCCATTGGCTAATGGCTGGCAATAAATTACACGAACAGAAGCCCGAACCCCAACTGTAGGGGAGGTCAGGTAGAGAAGTTGGTCAGGAGCCATAGAGCTTTTTACCAACACACGTGTACCCATTGGGCTTACGTTCTGG belongs to Terriglobales bacterium and includes:
- a CDS encoding polysaccharide biosynthesis/export family protein; protein product: MKLAHLILAVLIATGINAPASDQAKSKVSDQTNSQTPAPVEAEVQPDGYVIGEDDVLAVNVWKEPEISRSVPVRPDGKISLPLIGDLRASGRTPVQLQDDIKRQLLNYLSDPEVSVIVQEAKSQKFNILGEVERPGSYVLSRSMTVLDAIALAGGFRDFAKTSKVYVLRVNADGSRACIPFNYKEVIRGRKLSQNVELETHDTVVVP
- a CDS encoding UpxY family transcription antiterminator, giving the protein MSSATQTLTYDTDTIRNEAIEQPHWYAVQTRSRHEKRVAAELQEKGITTYLPLLTQVHRWSDRRKVVQVPLFSCYAFFYAALVPQVHSAVIRIGGVLSLVGSHNQGIPIPDSQIENIRTLLARNVALTPYPFLKVGQRVRVRGGVLDGIEGFLVTNGGQRLVISVESIHHSLSINVEGHDVEPV